One stretch of Natronolimnobius baerhuensis DNA includes these proteins:
- a CDS encoding nucleoside phosphorylase gives MGTQPHLLVEEGDLTDIALIPGDPGRVDRIAQHCDESETIAENREYKVVNATYEGRELTICSTGIGCPSAAIALEELANVGVETFIRVGTTGALQSDIEIGDMVVATGAAKNEGTSKRYEDVEYPAVPDYHVLSELVDAAEANDEDVQIGPIASDDAYYAETDEYVADWEAAGMLAVEMEAAAVFTLARRKGLRAGAICTVDGNLVEGTQKGTDTEDDELPEKAKNNVGRAIDIALEATTEL, from the coding sequence ATGGGAACGCAACCACACCTGCTCGTCGAGGAGGGAGACCTGACCGATATCGCGCTCATTCCGGGAGATCCCGGCCGTGTCGACCGCATCGCACAGCACTGTGACGAGAGCGAAACTATCGCCGAGAACCGCGAGTACAAGGTCGTCAACGCCACCTACGAGGGTCGCGAGCTGACGATCTGTTCGACCGGCATCGGCTGTCCATCCGCAGCGATTGCCCTCGAGGAACTGGCAAACGTCGGCGTCGAGACGTTCATCCGCGTTGGGACGACCGGCGCGCTCCAGTCCGATATCGAAATCGGCGACATGGTCGTCGCAACCGGCGCGGCGAAAAACGAGGGCACCTCGAAGCGCTACGAGGACGTCGAGTATCCCGCCGTTCCGGATTATCACGTTCTCTCGGAACTGGTCGACGCTGCGGAAGCCAACGACGAAGATGTCCAGATCGGTCCCATCGCGTCCGACGATGCCTACTACGCGGAAACCGACGAGTACGTCGCTGACTGGGAAGCCGCCGGCATGCTCGCCGTCGAGATGGAAGCCGCTGCGGTCTTTACGCTCGCACGACGCAAGGGACTGCGCGCCGGCGCGATCTGTACCGTCGACGGCAATCTCGTCGAAGGGACGCAGAAAGGTACCGACACCGAAGACGACGAACTGCCCGAAAAAGCAAAGAACAACGTCGGCCGCGCAATCGACATCGCACTCGAGGCGACGACGGAGCTATAG